CTAGTTAAATCTgtcagagtcatagaatcatactGGAATCAACCAGATAAATTGCTTCACCAGGAACAGccctgcaatgagtagggacatcttcaactagatcgggTTGGTCAAAGCCTTgtctagcctggccttgaacatctcTAGGGTCATGGCATTTATCACCTCTCTaggaaacctgctccagtgttttaccaccctcattgtaaaaaaaatcttccatatATCTAGTTTGAATTtaccctcttctagtttaaaaccattagcccttgtcctttcacaacaggccctgctaaaaagtctggccCTATCTTTCTTttagaccccttttaagtactgaaaggccgcaataagatctccctggagccttctcctctccaggctgaacaaccccaactctctcagcctgtcctcacagcagaactgttccagccctctgataatttttgtggcctcctctggcccctctccaacaggtccatgtctgtcctgtactgagggctgtagaggtggacacaggactccaggtggggtctcaccagggctgagtaGAGGGCCAGAATCACCTTTCTTGACACTCCTTtcagtgcagcccaggataccattggccttcagGACTACACATGCACATTGTCAACTCATGTCCAGCTTTACATcgaccagtatccccaagtccttctccacagggctgctctagatcccttcatcccccagcctctaTTGATATCAGTGGTTACCCCAACCCAgatacaggaccttgcacttggccttgttgaatctcatgatgttcacatgggccaacttcttgagcttgtccaggtccctctggatgccatcccgtccctcaggtgtcaactgcaccactgagcttggtgtcatctgtaaacttgctgagggtgcacttgatcttattgtctgtgtcactgatgaagatattaaatagtactggtcccactaTGGACTCCcaagggacaccacttgtcatcagtgtccatccagacactgagccatccaccactactctctggatgtgaccacgcagccagttcctcattcaccaaacagtccacccatcaaatccatacctctccaattcaCATCAAACTAGTCTACTATTTTAATCTTCACTTCTTCCTATGGTTCTGCTAGCCAGACATCAAACTTTGAAGCACTACAGTGGATGCATACTTTAGACATTAATATTGTTAATAAGAACTAAGAATATGTTTGACATCAAAGTCAGTGGTTCTCAAGCCACAGAACTCCACGCTGCCAAGAGAAATACCCACCTTCAACTCCAAGCACTACTGAAGGGTCATGGAATACTCATTTTGTGTGAAGTCTCCTAAGAGAGATTGCCTGATTAAGTTACACAATTAAAAGTAACACACAGATTTcctaagagagaaaagaaatacagGTCTATTAgcagaaatacaataaaaagagTAAAGTAAGCAGCAAGGAAACTGGCAGTTTGAAATTCGCATGAACATGCTCCTCATTATTACCTATTATCGTACTAAGTTTTCAAAACCAGCACATCCCAGTAGCCAGGAACATATATTGCTGACATATTACTTTAAGGGTAGACCAGATACTGTTCCATACTTTTCAAAGATTGTTAAGATTATAGGTAGAACTTGCAAAATTGCTCATGTTATTTCTACCACTGACATTCATCTCTCACTGCCAAACTAAAGCAAATTCCTTTTGCAGGAAATTCATATTATATCTCAAATAAATTCCAAGCCAAGGGGGAAAATGCAAGTCACAGGAAAACGGCTAAGTACGAAGTTCTATCGTACTGTCACCCTACATGTGTTGAGCAGGCTTTGGAACACCCGTCTTCCTGAAGTATACCATCCTCCTTCAGCCTTGCTTgaacttaaaataaaacattaccCCAGCATTCAAATACATATTGATAACAATGTAGACTCAAATTGCATCTACTGTACATTGAAAGTGAtaaaattacacaaaaaattaGTTCTTTTACTTCACTGAGGCTTTTGTCACTGATGTGCAGTTTACTTATGCACtacattaatttaatttgaattaaTTTCCCTTTAGAAGTAGGAAACATCTATTTGCTAGAGAATTATAACTCATAAATGCATAcgcattgtttaaaaaaattgaacttttaaaaatatacataagtAGATTTTTTCTATTATActatacaaaacaaaaaataacatggACTTCTTTTCTTTAGTCATTTTGCTGTTTCCTATGAATTTTATGGAAGTCTGAAATAGAgatgaagaaaggagagaaaaaacaaagtggTCAAGTTTTATCAAATACATACATGGTTTTATTCCTATGTCCAAGTATGTGAGATGGGATCTTAACCTTAAATAAGGACAATGACACATTAAAGTTGGGCAAACTTCAATTATATTCtagtaaataataacaaaaaattgttttctaaatCAAATGATGACTATTGTATGCACAAAACATTCCTTAAAAGTTACATATAACTTTGGAATAAAACTTTAAAATTCAATTGTTTGAAAAATATTGCATGGAAAATTTTGAAAAAGTCCTTCTTTCTCTGTCTTCAGTAATCCAACCTATTTGGAAACACAGTTTAGAAGACAGACCTTCAACACAGAGGGGCTTATTTTGAAAGTCACTATTACAAAAAGTTACCAGAAGAACAGGTCATGTatttcaagtccacattatttttGTGAGAATTTGTTGTGATGGTTGTCAGTCAATTATTCGTATTTGTTTCAATGGTCTCTGTTAGACCATTACTTTTGTTCTCTTCTGGATAAGTAGTACTTTTCTTAGTAAAAGTAGCAAACAGTGTATCCATCATTCCCAAAACTTCTAGTAGCTCCTCTTGATAGTCGATTTCTTTTCCTATGGCTTCCTGAAGTTTCAAGAATTGTCTATCGACAATTGCCGATTGCCCAACCACAGGCTGATAAATGTCTGTAAAGAAAAAAGTCGCTTAAGAATCCACAGATctataaaaacatgaaaatggTCAAACATTATGGACAATTAAGACAATTTTAGCAgtgttctgaaaacagtgttaacGATTGGCATGTATTCGCAGTAAGTCAAACTAACAGTTGTTTTTATGACCCCAGATACTATTTTTACCTCACTGGAGAAGCAGAAGTCACTTGTACTGTATAAGTACACATAGTATCAAAGATACTTAGAGACCATGAGGAGCTTCCTGCAACCAATGCAAATCAGATACTGACTGTGATCTGGCAATACCTCTTTTTGGATCGTTCTCTTGACACCGAGTTCATACTTTAAAAGTAATGCATAAAAGTTAGGTTTCTTTAAAATGTAGCACCTTTTACCTTATTCCCAAGCCAGCTCTGAGTATCTTTTTTTGCGTTGTACTTACCAGTGATCATATCTGCAACAGTTACCAGTACAGGAGTAAATCTAGGCTCAATGACACGTCTGCAAAAATAGAAGACATGTCAGTTTTACTGTTTTTTGCCAGATGCACTCCTTCCATCAGCATGCACCTTTCTCAAACAGGTACATGGACAATGTTTTCTTTGTCAAAATGTGGCACAGAACGGCAGTAAGAGATGTGAATCAAAAAAGCTCCATGAGATATTTACCCTCCTCTTCTCAGGAAGGCAGGGGGGGTTGGAGGACTGAAAAAAGCCTCAAGTACATGAAGACATGTGCTTCAtcaaagagacagaaaataaCAGGGCAAGGGTAGAATATCTGACAATGTAAAATATACTCTCTCATACAACCAGCAAAATTTTTTGGTGCTAACAAGTAAACAAGTTCAGTCctaggagtgatatcccagacctcGATATCAGAAAGCAGAAGGCATGTGAGATTCAAGAGTACCAGTGCTCTACCCATGATCTTTTGAGATACTGTGGCAAAAGTTATTATGAAATATAGGTCTCAAAATAGCCAGAGAATTCAGGTTAAAATAATACCTTGCCACAAAGGTAAGAAGGAGATTAATTTGCTTCTCGTCTCGGCCTGCAAGTGCACTCCTCAGTGTTCCTCTGCGATGCAGTTCCTGCATGACTGCAACCGTAACTTCAGGAGTATGAAGCCTGATGGGTGGCTGGACATATATTAGAAGAGTTTAGTACCAAAGCAACATCTTTACACAGAAAACAGGGCTgatataaacaaaaccaaaatggaaCCCGCACAAGTTTGATTCTTTTCTAGGTACACGGTGAAATAAAATTAGCTTGACATACAGAAAAAATCCACATCAGATGACAGCACATAACTCTTGATGAAACAAAACCCAGTGCCTCACCTCCAGTACTGCATCGAGGGCCTTGGAAGACTGAAAGCTCTTCAGCATCTTGTCATATTTCCTCAAAACGCGTTTTACTGGTTTACTGACACAGAAATCTTCCTGGAATTGAAAGACAAGTTCAGAATAAGACAGATACACAGAATGGATTAGACATATTATACTACCATTAACAAGCTTATATGTCTTTGTATCTTCCCCCTTTTCCCGTTCTTCAACTtagcacaaaccaaaaaaaaaaaaaagagaaattttgaGGAGTGCCTCAGTGTATATTTTCTCACACTCCTGTACCTGTTTTGGCATATAAGTTCTTCCTTTCACATGGGTTCTATATGCTGGTTGTCTCTTCTTTTGagactcttctttcctttcttcaggTTTTCTGTGTTTAACATTTAGTACTCCATTGGTCATGCCTACGACTATGGTTTCATCTTCAGGCTAAAATGAAAAAATCACAGAGTGAGGAACCTAGTGTTTTATTTGATGATGCATGCTCTACCATacagatttttacatttttatgctTCATGCTAAGGCTCTAATCACACTATCATGGAATAACTTAAGTTGGAAGGTCCTGTGGTCAACTACCTTATTCAAAACAGGGACAGCTTCAAGTCTATAACAATAAGCAACATTATTCATCTAATACACTTTTAACAAATAGTTAGAGGGACTACAGCCTGACTACAGAAGCAAGCTTAAATATGCATTAACATCCTTCTGTAAGTATAATCTatgactgtttgtttgttttcaatgatGTATAACTGCCCTTAGCTATTACATGCTATATATAATCGACACGAACACCATCTGTGAGAAAGCGATGATGGAGCAGCAGGATTTTGAGAAACATGTGAAAGTTGCTCAAAATACAAGTTACTGGTACAAGTTTTACCTATATAGCAAAGGTTGTACATATTTGATACTAAAGTTTATAATTTTAAATGATACACTGGAGAAAAACACTGATTTCATATATAAAATAGTGAGTTCTGACCTGTTACTATTATCTTAACAGATAATGCTATAAAAACTTCAAACATGAGCCAAATGCtcaacaagaaaacaacaaaaaaagaccccACAAAGTGTTAGGAATTactacagaagaaataaaaactagTAAGTTATTATGCCACTGAATAATTTAATTGTTTATCCACATCTTAAACCCTACATGAGTAATTCTCAAAACACACTAGTGGATTCAGAATAGAAGAATCAAAACCCCTGAGACAGAACTCTTCAGCAGCGGAAAGAAGACAATTGAGGAGGGATATGATAAAAGTATATAGAATTATGACAGGTATGGATGGAGATCAGCTGGTCAATGTCTCATTTAGGGGCATCAAATGAAGCTAATGAAGGACCAAATGGAAGAAAACGAGGCAGCTGTTTACACACcaagcagcagaaatgctgaactcccTGTGTAGGAACACAGTGAAGGCTAAAAGTTTGTCCAAGGTCAAGGAGAGACTGAGCAGGTTTATGCAAGATAAATTCTTTTACTTACCATATGCACTtgccctgttttcagttttccatagGCATCTACTTACAACTATAGTTGGAAGCAGAGTCTTGAGCTACACCAACCTTTAGTTTGGCCCAGTAGAGCCATTGTCATATGACAATTTAAAACTCAATGGTTTTAGTCAATATGAAAGAAATGATCATGTTTCAAAAGACATGTACACACTATGGGTATCTCATGTTTCGCAGCTGCTGTGGAGGCTTAAAGGGCATGGGGTCTTCACCTcaaccaaaataattcaaaaCTCGTTTAGCTCTAGCTTCCTAGTGAACAAGGCAGGAAACGCAGGAAGGAAAACACCTCTTCCATGCACATCTTAGGTTCCAGGAGAGCAGGACAATAGTAAAATTTCAAACGTAGTAAAGATCCCTTCACAGTCCCTTTTACGTGTTTTTCAGACACAACATAAAAGGGCGACTACATGACGACaacattgttttaaaatatagaGCTAGCCTCCAAATTTCTGGCCAGCAGGTCATTTATCTATTAGAATTCAAATGTTTCAGAGAAATGAgagtctttgctttctgtttccaAGACAATAAGACACACGCCCTGGCAGACAAGTTTGTTTATGCTCATGCCTCattccctctcttttcttcctcaggcCAATCTGATGCCAACAACTTTTAAAGTAAGTTCACTCTATTATAAATTTATCAACAAATtaactactttttatttttatcactGCCACACAAAAGGACTCAGAAGGTTCATGAAAGGCAAAAGATTAGTAAAATCTTATTAAAGCCAAAGGGCTACCCTTCCCAACTGAACACGTTCCCTATGATTTATACTGTCCTTGATAAACACATATTTTTGTACAGATGTAATCAGGTTACACCTGAATGTATTATGTACTATGTTTAAAACCTCTTAATGCATTTTTTACTCAGGAGGAATATATTCAATCATCCTACTTTGCATGTACAGCATTATTCTGAAATGGGTACTCAATagcaataaaagcaaaaaataattaCTTCAGTGACTTACAGGTATCAGTAATTACCCTGCctagaaagatttctaatttaCTTACTGACAACGCAAGACTGAGGATGGACGTTGCATAGTTAAAGCTGTGGACTACTTTGTAGGAAGTAGTACTGTAAATCTTCACATGCCTACATggaagaataataattaaaaccttGTTAGTCACACCTTATTGTAAACACTTTACAGGAACTCCATCACTCTTAACTTCTATAGATCATTTAAGGAAACTGAGTATTTATGCAAAGCATTCTTCAGACTGCCACTGAGCTTCTTGGTTATTACCTCTCCTGCAACAGAAAGCTTCTGTCAAAAGATACACAAAAGTCAAGAAAGGATTACTCTCAcccaaaaaaaagctgaaaatggggcaaggacagaaaaagaaattGAATGCAGATGCAGTGACTATCTGACTTTAGCAATGCTCATCAGGAAACAGTAAGACAGCACTTCTCCAAAGTCGTTCCTAAAATTTAAATGTAAGATCTATTGAcaatttctggaaataaatccacAGATATTCTTGGTTGAAGGCAGGAAATATTTaacaaatgggaaaacaaaacattattttacaAGTATGAACTTCAGTCTTGTGAGCACTGAATGACAAGTGTGATCCTTCATCTTATATTTTATAATCATAAAGCCTGAGGAAGCCTAGGAAGtacaagagggagggaggagaaagggagggagcagACTGCTGTCATTTCAGACCACTTCATATTTCTAACGTCTCAGAGACAACATATTGAGTACTGGTACTCAGCAACTCaacccaaacaaatgaaaatgcagGGAGGACATATTTCACCTGTTCACCTTGGTTACAGAAAGCAACAGCACAGAGACACAAAAATCAGGCTCTGTAAAGGTGAATACTAATACACTTTCAGTTATTTGAAATGTATTAAAGTGTAGTTATTTTACAGAGACTGCAAAGGTTAGTTCAGAGATTCAGAAAAATGAATATTCAAAAGTTCCCTACAAGCATTCCCAAATGACACATGCAACCCTTACTGACATCCTGGCTAATAAAAGGTTAATGGATACAGCAGTACAGACCTTGGCTCCAACACATGTTTTCAAGTAAGCTTTATCTCTAACAGGTAAAAGTGTTTAAGCCCCAAAGACATGCACATATTTCACACTGGCATAGAATTACCTTCAAAGCAAAAAAGTCCTCAAGAATTTAAATCACAACAAAGCCACAAAATATACCAACCTGTCCAAGGATCCTGACAATAACCTCTGGCCAGAGCTATTCAGGCATAAACAAGTTACAGTTTTATGGTGATTTTTAAGTGAAACTAGTAATTGTCCGCCTTTTAGTATATCCCAAACTTTGACATATCGACCGCCTGtgagaaagaagcacaaaaaaCAGTTTGACATACATACACATTTATGCTTCTCTGGAGAAGTTTTCACATTGATACAATGGCTCCTTCATAAAACAGTTTTCTGTACCTACTCACCATCCCCACCCATTACAACTGCCTCTGGGGACAAAACACACTACAAGCCTGCTCTTTTTTTAGGCCACTCTGCAGGCACAGTTGAGTGATTCAACACACTTTTTATAGAAAAAAGAAGAACATAGACACCACTGGGTTACAAGACTTCTGATACAATGGTAAGAAGATAACAAAAAAACCTTGTCAATCACCAAGAGAAGGTAGTCCCACCACTTCAAAATTTAAGTATGTTCATTCCTTCACTTTAGCATAGGGCTAAAGTAAGTctgttgggtggtttttttgatGAACCACAAGAAAATCAAATCAGAGACAAAAATACCCCTACTTTCACCCTCCAAATCAACACAGATTCCTAAAGAAGATCTTGCATCACCCACTACTTCATTACCAAATGAAAACAACATAcaagaaagcagcagctgaagtaTTTCTCAAATTAGGGCCACAGAAAAGAAATTTGATTTTACTGAAGTACCTGCAGATACTAGAAGTCCACCAGACTGGAATAGAAGCACACTCTCCACAGGGTGGCCATGTTCTATTGTCATGACACTACTTTTTGTTCGTGCATCAAATAGTTTCACGGTGTGATCATAGGAACCTGCAAACAACACCATAAATAGCTTCAGTTTCCTAGTTTCAATTACTTCAAGAACTAGAACAGCCACATCCTACAACCTAAAGGAGCTCCTGCcaaatggaaacatttttaagCCATACACTGAGAACACCTTGTGGTTTACATTAATTAATTTACAGCCTTCAGGCCGCAGAAGTCTTCCAATTCTAGCCCTAGCAACATGTAAGGCCTTAAAAGTAATTTAAgacttaattttatttcattccaTTAATCAACtgtatttatatgaaaaaaagaGTAGGCAACCTGGTGAAACCTTGTCTCTTTTGGCTCCTAAAGTAAGGAATACTAATTTTTTCATAGCAATTTACCACAGACTAATAGAAAGCTACTGCTAGGAAAATCAAAAGCAATTAGTTTCAAATAACTCCTCATCTGACACATTATTTTTGAGTCTGCCACTTTTGGGCTGTACAAACTACAATGGAACTACTGTCTTCCTCTGGAACCCTGACACAACACTTAAGTCTGGCCCAACTAAGGGACACATTAACAGGACTTTCTTAAAACTTTAGAAGGACAGTCAGAACAGTCCAATTAACTCTAACAGGCTAAAGCAAAAAGATGTTAAAATTAGTTAACTCAGAGTTTCCCTACCAATATCAGTGTCAAacttaaaaagcaagcaaaa
The Patagioenas fasciata isolate bPatFas1 chromosome Z, bPatFas1.hap1, whole genome shotgun sequence DNA segment above includes these coding regions:
- the UTP15 gene encoding U3 small nucleolar RNA-associated protein 15 homolog codes for the protein MATYKPVVVQAFPKLGEKITQDTLYWRGYKTPVQIKEFGAVNKIHFSPVPPYNYAVTASSRIHIYGRYSQEPIKTFSRFKDAAYCATYRDDGNLLVAGSEEGSIRLFDISGRAPLRQFDGPTKAVHVVGFLSDKYRIFSGGDDYSSSLWDIPNGTEIISYSEHTDYVRCGCASKVNADVFITGSYDHTVKLFDARTKSSVMTIEHGHPVESVLLFQSGGLLVSAGGRYVKVWDILKGGQLLVSLKNHHKTVTCLCLNSSGQRLLSGSLDRHVKIYSTTSYKVVHSFNYATSILSLALSPEDETIVVGMTNGVLNVKHRKPEERKEESQKKRQPAYRTHVKGRTYMPKQEDFCVSKPVKRVLRKYDKMLKSFQSSKALDAVLEPPIRLHTPEVTVAVMQELHRRGTLRSALAGRDEKQINLLLTFVARRVIEPRFTPVLVTVADMITDIYQPVVGQSAIVDRQFLKLQEAIGKEIDYQEELLEVLGMMDTLFATFTKKSTTYPEENKSNGLTETIETNTNN